One genomic window of Nasonia vitripennis strain AsymCx chromosome 1 unlocalized genomic scaffold, Nvit_psr_1.1 chr1_random0013, whole genome shotgun sequence includes the following:
- the LOC100114484 gene encoding DNA-binding protein Ets97D isoform X2, translating to MDHINQRKSSDRSYDTDEDSDFSMMKRIKMEPDGMLSQEDDIMAQLQQESSDLEVEPAFALEGATNGDDYNEGVLMQHMDIREPLSTLRNLLEQRIGIELSDYSFWLQDTQMLESHKNLVDQCVQGEGLVQVNVQIRQPQRRINIVDVLKPAEDYIDVAENSSPEEPSSEENKNVIRWMVDAQYKKDQERLKIPADPKDWTQTHVKHWLQWAVRQFNLVSLKLADWNITGAQLCNLTLEEFQTKVPLDPGDVFWTHLELLRKCKFVAVVQKDAVPQTNDTTPEKSIKPKNPKANKPRPMVNQQQRMVNVPLANLESSSLALASSSRTVNSGQIQLWQFLLELLTDREHKGAIQWVGTEGEFKLNQPEAVAQLWGARKNKPSMNYEKLSRALRYYYDGDMISKVQGKRFVYKFVCDLKQLLGYSAAELSKLVDEGRQYF from the exons ATGGATCATATTAACCAACGCAAAAGCTCTGATAGAAG cTATGACACTGATGAAGATTCAGACTTTTCAATGatgaaaagaataaaaatggAACCAGATGGTATGTTATCACAAGAAGATGATATTATGGCTCAATTGCAGCAGGAAAGTTCTGACCTAGAAGTTGAACCAGCCTTTGCATTAGAAGGTGCAACTAATGGCGATGATTATAACGAAGGTGTACTCATGCAACACATGGACATTAGGGAGCCTTTATCAACGCTAAGAAATCTTTTGGAGCAGAGAATAGGCATTGAACTATCGGATTATTCCTTTTGGTTGCAAGATACTCAAAtg TTGGAAAGTCATAAAAACTTAGTTGATCAATGTGTACAAGGGGAAGGTTTGGTCCAAGTTAATGTTCAAATAAGACAACCGCAACGTCGTATAAATATTGTGGATGTTCTTAAACCTGCAGAAGATTACATTGATGTAGCAGAAAATAGTT cACCAGAAGAACCTAGTtcagaagaaaataaaaatgttatcagATGGATGGTTGATGCACAATATAAAAAAGATCAG GAACGTTTAAAAATTCCTGCAGATCCAAAAGATTGGACACAAACTCATGTAAAGCATTGGCTTCAGTGGGCAGTTAGACAGTTTAATCTTGTTTCATTAAAGTTAGCAGACTGGAATATAACAGGAGCTCAGCTTTGTAATTTAACACTTGAAGAATTTCAAACAAAAGTACCTCTAGACCCAGGTGATGTATTTTGGACACACTTAGAGTTACTCCGAAAGTGCAAATTTGTTG CTGTTGTACAAAAAGATGCAGTACCACAAACAAATGACACCACACCAGAAAAAAGCATAAAGCCTAAAAATCCAAAAGCAAATAAGCCTCGACCAATGGTGAATCAGCAACAACGTATGGTTAATGTACCATTAGCCAATTTGGAATCTTCTTCTCTTGCATTAGCTTCATCTAGTAGGACAGTTAACAGTGGACAAATACAACTATGGCAATTTTTATTAGAACTCTTAACTGATAGAGAACACAAAGGTGCCATACAATGGGTTGGAACAGAAGGAGAATTCAAGCTCAATCAACCCGAAGCTGTTGCACAATTATGGGGTGCGCGGAAAAATAAGCCTTcaatgaattatgaaaaactTAGTAGAGCGCTGAGATATTATTACGATGGCGATATGATTTCCAAAGTTCAAGGTAAACGCTTTGTATATAAATTTGTTTGCGATTTGAAACAACTATTAGGCTATTCTGCTGCAGAATTGAGTAAATTAGTTGATGAAGGTAGACAATATTTCTGA
- the LOC100114484 gene encoding DNA-binding protein Ets97D isoform X1, with amino-acid sequence MDHINQRKSSDRRIFFSYDTDEDSDFSMMKRIKMEPDGMLSQEDDIMAQLQQESSDLEVEPAFALEGATNGDDYNEGVLMQHMDIREPLSTLRNLLEQRIGIELSDYSFWLQDTQMLESHKNLVDQCVQGEGLVQVNVQIRQPQRRINIVDVLKPAEDYIDVAENSSPEEPSSEENKNVIRWMVDAQYKKDQERLKIPADPKDWTQTHVKHWLQWAVRQFNLVSLKLADWNITGAQLCNLTLEEFQTKVPLDPGDVFWTHLELLRKCKFVAVVQKDAVPQTNDTTPEKSIKPKNPKANKPRPMVNQQQRMVNVPLANLESSSLALASSSRTVNSGQIQLWQFLLELLTDREHKGAIQWVGTEGEFKLNQPEAVAQLWGARKNKPSMNYEKLSRALRYYYDGDMISKVQGKRFVYKFVCDLKQLLGYSAAELSKLVDEGRQYF; translated from the exons ATGGATCATATTAACCAACGCAAAAGCTCTGATAGAAG aatttttttcagcTATGACACTGATGAAGATTCAGACTTTTCAATGatgaaaagaataaaaatggAACCAGATGGTATGTTATCACAAGAAGATGATATTATGGCTCAATTGCAGCAGGAAAGTTCTGACCTAGAAGTTGAACCAGCCTTTGCATTAGAAGGTGCAACTAATGGCGATGATTATAACGAAGGTGTACTCATGCAACACATGGACATTAGGGAGCCTTTATCAACGCTAAGAAATCTTTTGGAGCAGAGAATAGGCATTGAACTATCGGATTATTCCTTTTGGTTGCAAGATACTCAAAtg TTGGAAAGTCATAAAAACTTAGTTGATCAATGTGTACAAGGGGAAGGTTTGGTCCAAGTTAATGTTCAAATAAGACAACCGCAACGTCGTATAAATATTGTGGATGTTCTTAAACCTGCAGAAGATTACATTGATGTAGCAGAAAATAGTT cACCAGAAGAACCTAGTtcagaagaaaataaaaatgttatcagATGGATGGTTGATGCACAATATAAAAAAGATCAG GAACGTTTAAAAATTCCTGCAGATCCAAAAGATTGGACACAAACTCATGTAAAGCATTGGCTTCAGTGGGCAGTTAGACAGTTTAATCTTGTTTCATTAAAGTTAGCAGACTGGAATATAACAGGAGCTCAGCTTTGTAATTTAACACTTGAAGAATTTCAAACAAAAGTACCTCTAGACCCAGGTGATGTATTTTGGACACACTTAGAGTTACTCCGAAAGTGCAAATTTGTTG CTGTTGTACAAAAAGATGCAGTACCACAAACAAATGACACCACACCAGAAAAAAGCATAAAGCCTAAAAATCCAAAAGCAAATAAGCCTCGACCAATGGTGAATCAGCAACAACGTATGGTTAATGTACCATTAGCCAATTTGGAATCTTCTTCTCTTGCATTAGCTTCATCTAGTAGGACAGTTAACAGTGGACAAATACAACTATGGCAATTTTTATTAGAACTCTTAACTGATAGAGAACACAAAGGTGCCATACAATGGGTTGGAACAGAAGGAGAATTCAAGCTCAATCAACCCGAAGCTGTTGCACAATTATGGGGTGCGCGGAAAAATAAGCCTTcaatgaattatgaaaaactTAGTAGAGCGCTGAGATATTATTACGATGGCGATATGATTTCCAAAGTTCAAGGTAAACGCTTTGTATATAAATTTGTTTGCGATTTGAAACAACTATTAGGCTATTCTGCTGCAGAATTGAGTAAATTAGTTGATGAAGGTAGACAATATTTCTGA
- the LOC100114590 gene encoding lysosome membrane protein 2, giving the protein MTSCAEKKQPVKELRDESSSSDMTAPMPSCRRLFARNWAVWLLSSLAVFSLGLLSLTWLTDFFNDAIVSNLQLSNGSLSFAWWQRPSVRAVYRIRIFNYTNVDEFMNGEAEKLRVQELGPYIYRETLTRVNPEIEEDGRLSYQEQRTYQWEGGSPDDERIVVPNVPLFTAMAFSRDMSFLAQVSLTAVLSTIRAKPFIQVRAGDFLWGYDDELFRISKPVLAWQQNIPFDKFGILAFKAGLSNDRMTIDTGVEDLRYLGNTVRMNGKESRNVWQDESCDKIEGSDGSMFPPQMIRDHNYTLKVYAKEMCRSIPLQYYGEGHSKGIPTLRYKLPEDIFEATPTKNSCFCQRVLEDSENVTHVCAPKGLFNSSACNFGAPMISSFPHFYQADKSVLDYVDGLEPKEELHGSYLDLHPRLAVPIGGWSRVQINLEARKADAVPFMGRIKDGTILPILWVEVGIDEIPESVMNILYHAHFTASAVEACLHWGSLLGLILAVVSLGCLLSKRRNEKHIVLHRNVSGQDPLIETGEAKSVGPCSIYFEKE; this is encoded by the exons ATGACGAGCTGCGCGGAGAAAAAGCAGCCGGTGAAGGAGTTGAGAGACGAGAGCAGCTCGTCGGACATGACGGCTCCGATGCCGAGCTGCCGTCGACTGTTCGCACGCAACTGGGCCGTCTGGCTGCTTAGTTCACTGGCGGTCTTCAGTCTGGGTCTGCTCAGCCTGACCTGGCTGACGGACTTCTTCAACGACGCGATCGTCTCGAACCTGCAGCTGAGCAATGGTAGCCTCAGCTTCGCTTGGTGGCAGCGTCCCTCGGTGCGAGCCGTCTACCGCATCCGCATCTTTAACTACACCAACGTCGACGAGTTCATGAACGGCGAGGCGGAGAAACTGCGCGTCCAGGAGCTCGGCCCCTACATCTATCGCGAGACGCTGACTCGCGTCAACCCCGAGATCGAAGAGGACGGTCGGCTGAGTTACCAGGAGCAGAGGACGTATCAGTGGGAGGGCGGCAGCCCCGACGACGAGAGGATCGTCGTGCCGAACGTGCCGCTTTTCACGGCCATGGCCTTCTCCAGAGACATGAGCTTCCTCGCCCAGGTCTCGCTCACCGCCGTTCTCTCGACCATCCGCGCAAAGCCATTCATTCAAGTGCGCGCCGGCGACTTTCTCTGGGGCTACGACGACGAGCTGTTCCGTATCTCCAAACCCGTGCTCGCCTGGCAGCAGAACATTCCGTTCGACAAGTTCGGCATACTCGCTTTC AAAGCCGGTCTGTCGAACGACCGCATGACGATCGACACAGGCGTAGAAGATCTGCGATATCTCGGCAACACCGTGCGAATGAACGGAAAGGAAAGTCGCAACGTCTGGCAGGACGAGAGCTGTGACAAGATCGAAGGTTCGGACGGCAGTATGTTCCCACCACAGATGATTCGCGACCACAACTACACCCTCAAAGTTTACGCTAAAGAAATGTGCCGGTCCATTCCACTTCAGTATTACGGCGAAGGCCACTCCAAAGGGATACCAACTTTACG ATACAAGCTTCCAGAAGACATTTTTGAGGCGACTCCGACGAAGAATTCTTGCTTTTGTCAAAGAGTGCTCGAAGATTCTGAAAACGTAACGCACGTATGCGCCCCTAAGGGATTGTTCAATAGTTCAGCTTGCAATTTCGGGGCTCCTATGATCTCCTCGTTCCCGCACTTTTATCAAGCCGATAAGTCAGTGCTGGACTACGTCGATGGATTGGAGCCCAAAGAGGAGCTTCACGGATCTTACCTTGATTTACATCCA CGTTTGGCCGTGCCGATCGGCGGCTGGTCCCGTGTGCAGATAAACCTGGAAGCCCGCAAAGCCGACGCGGTGCCGTTCATGGGCCGTATCAAGGACGGTACCATCCTGCCGATCCTCTGGGTCGAGGTCGGCATCGACGAGATCCCCGAATCCGTGATGAATATCCTCTATCACGCCCACTTCACAGCCAGTGCAGTCGAGGCCTGTCTACACTGGGGCAGCCTTTTGGGCCTCATTCTAGCGGTCGTCAGTCTCGGCTGCCTGCTGAGCAAACGTCGAAACGAGAAGCACATCGTACTGCATAGAAACGTTTCAGGACAGGATCCGCTCATCGAGACAGGCGAGGCCAAGTCCGTTGGCCCCTGCTCCATTTATTTTGAGAAAGAATGA
- the LOC116415901 gene encoding uncharacterized protein LOC116415901 — protein MSTSASITVQAGAHTPGTAERNNSSQPSTSNSSANENGLHDYLRNTGEGKIILHSYKTNGNLLLKNIRAKLTRLVIKRERDRLLKNVKPEDALDSFRISSQHFEKLAQDIAAIFEGEQPNTYYIPSTTNNKIRIPASGKLWDHFNYHKNVLRANGHLRKSTTENTVAVNISQSEDGMLKWLETDVEPNEILEQYWISTHKARRSELMVKQLSVADYIAKYLCLQLQSGISMILKDFNLLYPKEAQLLYDKWSTT, from the exons ATGTCGACATCAGCATCCATCACCGTTCAAGCGGGTGCACATACACCGGGTACGGCGGAACGGAATAACTCCTCTCAGCCCTCAACGTCGAATTCTTCTGCCAACGAAAAT GGATTACACGATTATCTACGGAATACTGGTGAAGGgaaaattatattacattCTTACAAAACGAATGGGAATTTattacttaaaaatattagagCAAAATTGACTCGCTTAGTCatcaaaagagaaagagataggttattaaaaaatgtgaaaCCTGAAGATGCGTTAGATTCTTTTCG TATAAGTTCGCAACATTTTGAGAAACTTGCTCAGGATATAGCTGCAATATTTGAGGGCGAGCAACCAAATACCTATTATATTCCATCCActacaaataataaaatacggatACCGGCTTCTGGAAAATTGTGGGACCACTtcaattatcataaaaatgttttaagaGCGAATGGTCATTTACGGAAATCAACCACTGAAAACACAGTAGCTGTAAACATATCACAATCAG AAGATGGTATGCTCAAATGGTTGGAGACAGATGTAGAACCTAATGAGATACTTGAGCAATATTGGATTTCTACTCACAAAGCACGTAGATCAGAACTGATGGTCAAACAACTGTCAGTTGCTGATTACATAGCCAAATATTTATGTTTACAACTTCAAAGTGGAATTTCTAtg ATCTTGAAAGATTTTAACTTACTATATCCAAAGGAGGCACAGCTACTCTACGATAAATGGAGTACTACTTAA
- the LOC100114518 gene encoding uncharacterized protein LOC100114518: protein MEAAVEVPPKKPRLKQNLQLSECIRQFELPQQYPSTITERLAKPGSQKSTATIQTKSMQNIISALPFPGKMKFIPNKEVLISDSLQKLKFKLPDGRDVGEVKIVLPGQDEKSQTKVITMSKIGKTNEKPITWTIKSPGDSHKPRIKTITKLSNGLPIPDDSLTQSDDTSLSKMKVQFLNGNNNSSATNGIKNVAMVSNLKRLSKTDANDSNKQNIIVHNTDGGILKKLVIENPSMLMDKQNSQTQVFLKKLPGSQKMVMLQRDGNQLMNKPLSLKPITQSNLQSHNIKNNAEKIIFKSAINGSIIRKKEPAPTESTNHHEKKRSHSEINLDDCNFNGNSSMQSINDDQRRKQLKLNNSTKSTGAIGPRKNIMVIVPNEEAEKLSRPSSSAEMNNLDFLQDDDIINLNEEATSEDTISNIKNSELSDIRIDEVHSIENEALEVKKNQPSSVNNDKNAKSQDRINQLNILKQAVLSVQDADLRAKALKALKDCGIKVKKTVPAKRPMKMISESTTQTEVFSLLKNDEFLQINNESEDIVKIKHSHKMMKQSINTLSSRKTNHNVCPESEQKEFKMNLDKSLEKLFPACKGITDVKDAFEQNKKAYARAVLKQLEKDYKAARKHDDDGLLGIHKAVLNNSIQEVQRHMLMLKAAKQHIDVPTLDNKTSLELAVEFEMDSQIVKILLDAGAQPVSFKPIHDSAVIIAAKTSSKILHLLLKYITRSNRSLLNRRNSEGLAVIHYLAQNGNLEGITELLKHGVDVNLQDSRSGRTALFYAVETKNSDIPQEVFNDIAHKLLEHEAVSNIPTFSKHSVLSMIDDVKSHALKIALNKAVK from the exons ATGGAGGCAGCTGTAGAAGTACCACCAAAGAAGCCAAGGTTAAAACAAAATCTTCAATTGTCAGAATGCATTCGCCAATTCGAGTTGCCTCAGCAATACCCCAGTACAATAACAGAACGATTAGCAAAACCTGGCTCGCAAAAAAGTACTGCAACAATTCAAACAAAAAGCATGCAGAACATTATCTCTGCTCTGCCCTTTCCTGGAAAGATGAAATTCATTCCAAACAAAGAAGTATTGATTTCAGACAGTTTGCAAAAACTGAAATTCAAGTTACCAGATGGAAGAGACGTAGGTGAGGTGAAAATTGTCTTGCCTGGCCAAGACGAAAAGTCTCAAACAAAAGTTATCACAATGTCCAAAATTGGTAAAACCAACGAGAAGCCCATAACTTGGACTATAAAGTCGCCTGGAGATAGCCACAAACCTAGGATAAAAACTATCACAAAATTATCCAACGGGTTACCCATTCCTGATGACAGCCTAACACAGTCTGATGACACGTCTCtttcaaaaatgaaagttCAGTTTCTAAatggtaataataatagtagtgCAACAAATGGAATTAAAAATGTTGCAATGGTGTCCAATTTAAAAAGATTATCGAAAACAGATGCTAATGATTCTAATAAGCAAAATATCATAGTGCACAATACTGATGGtggaattttaaaaaaattagtaattGAAAATCCAAGCATGTTGATGGATAAACAGAATAGCCAAACacaagtgtttttaaaaaaattgcccGGGTCACAAAAAATGGTGATGCTACAGAGAGATGGCAATCAACTAATGAATAAGCCTTTGTCGCTTAAACCAATAACACAGAGTAATTTGCAAAGTcataatattaaaaacaatgcagaaaaaataatattcaaaagcGCAATAAATGGTTCAATAATTCGTAAGAAGGAACCAGCTCCTACAGAAAGTACAAACCACCATGAAAAGAAGAGATCGCATTCTGAAATCAATTTAGATGATTGTAATTTTAACGGAAATAGTAGTATGCAGTCTATCAATGACGATCAAAGAAGAAAACAgttgaaattaaataattcaacCAAATCAACTGGAGCCATTGGACCTAGAAAGAATATTATGGTTATTGTTCCTAATGAAGAAGCTGAAAAATTATCAAGGCCATCTAGTTCTGCTGAGATGAATAATCTAGATTTTTTACAAGATGATGATATAATAAATCTTAATGAAGAGGCAACATCAGAAGATACAAtatcaaatataaaaaatagcGAATTGTCAGATATTCGTATTGATGAAGTGCATTCTATTGAAAATGAAGCACTGGAAGTAAAGAAAAACCAACCAAGTAGTGTAAATAATGACAAAAATGCAAAATCACAAGACAGGATTAATcaacttaatattttaaaacaagcTGTACTTAGTGTCCAAGATGCTGATCTGCGAGCAAAAGCTCTAAAAGCTTTAAAAGACTGTGGtatcaaagtaaaaaaaactGTGCCTGCAAAACGTCCTATGAAAATGATAAGTGAATCTACGACGCAAACTgaagttttttctcttttaaagAATGATGAGTTTCTTCAAATTAATAATGAATCTGAAGATATagttaaaataaaacacaGTCACAAAATGATGAAACAATCAATTAATACATTATCTTCTAGAAAGACAAATCATAATGTTTGTCCAGAGTCAGAACAGAAAGAATTTAAAATGAATCTGGATAAGTCATTAGAAAAACTATTTCCGGCTTGCAAGGGTATAACAGATGTCAAGGATGCTtttgaacaaaataaaaaagcttatGCTAGAGCAGTGTTAAAGCAACTCGAAAAGGACTATAAAGCAGCTAGAAAGCACGATGATGATGGGTTATTAGGTATCCATAAAGCTGTTTTAAATAACAGCATACAAGAAGTTCAAAGGCATATGTTAATGTTAAAAGCAGCAAAGCAACATATTGATGTTCCTACACTAGACAATAAG ACAAGCTTAGAATTGGCAGTTGAATTTGAAATGGATTCacaaattgtaaaaatactGCTTGATGCTGGAGCACAGCCAGTATCATTTAAGCCCATTCATGATTCAGCAGTTATTATAGCAGCTAAAACATCTTCTAAAATCTTACATTTACTTCTTAAGTATATAACACGGAGCAATCGTTCACTATTGAATCGTAGAAATTCTGAAG gcCTAGCAGTTATTCACTACTTGGCACAAAATGGAAATTTAGAAGGTATAACGGAGCTCCTGAAGCATGGCGTGGATGTCAATTTGCAAGATAGTAGATCTGGTCGAACAGCTTTGTTTTATGCAGTTGAAACCAAAAATAGTGATATTCCTCAAGAGGTGTTTAACGATATAGCTCATAAGCTTTTAGAACACGAAGCTGTTTCTAATATTCCAACTTTTTCTAAACACAGTGTACTGTCTATGATTGATGATGTAAAAAGCCATGCTCTTAAAATTGCTTTAAACAAGGCAGTGAAGTAG